One genomic segment of Panicum virgatum strain AP13 chromosome 2N, P.virgatum_v5, whole genome shotgun sequence includes these proteins:
- the LOC120659520 gene encoding guanylate-binding protein 5-like isoform X2: MGWRARAPAVMGWRARALAVLVVAAAALWCLAAAAAGAAGDADAGGLERAFPIVEPDYGHTKLRLAKEGLEAIQRIKTPVAAVSVIGPYRSGKSFLLNQLLSLSCDKGFGVGHMRDTKTKGIWVLDTPIEVDIDGSIVSVLYLDTEGFESVGKSNVYDDRIFALATVLSSVLIYNLPETIREADISRLSFAVEIAEEFYGRVKGQDVAFEPAKLLWLIQRDFLQGKSVQQMVDEALQRVPNNNGDKYINEINQIRDSLAVMGDNSTAFSLPQPHLQRTQLCDLDDKELDPLYLKRRDQLKQIVSSLIKPKVVQGRTLNGTEFVSFLGQIVEVLNKGEIPSTGSLVEVFNKAIVERCLKLYNERMGRAGLPVSVDKLQQFHDLAKDEARSLFDKQHFGKHHAAQSTSKLDEEIIKVFRNFGQANEYQSSKLCEARFSECEDKMEHLQVLKLPSMAKFDAGFLLCNQRFEMDCIGPAKESYQRRMSKMLARSRSLFIKEYNNKLFNWLVIFSLIMVVIGRFVIKFFLLEIAAWVMFAFLETYTRLFWSSESLYYNPVWHVVVSTWETIVYNPILDLDRWAIPILAVLSFLAIYWRCLGGRKGIARSLLPLYNGSYRSSNRPRTD, from the exons ATGGGGTGGCGGGCGCGTGCCCCGGCAGTGATGGGGTGGCGGGCGCGTGCCCTGGCGGtgttggtggtggcggcggcggcgctgtggtgTCTCGCAGCCGCGGCGGCTGGGGCGGCTGGGGATGCCGATGCCGGCGGCCTCGAGCGTGC GTTTCCAATAGTCGAACCAGATTACGGACACACGAAACTCCGTCTTGCAAAAGAAGGTTTGGAGGCCATTCAGAGGATCAAAACTCCAGTAGCTGCTGTCTCT GTCATTGGTCCATATCGATCTGGCAAATCTTTTCTTCTCAACCAGCTCCTCTCCCTTTCATGTGACAAAG GTTTTGGAGTTGGACACATGCGGGATACCAAAACAAAAG GTATATGGGTTTTGGATACCCCCATTGAGGTGGATATTGATGGCTCCATAGTTTCTGTCCTATACCTGGACACTGAAGGATTTGAGAGTGTTGGAAAATCAAATGTATATGATGATAG GATATTTGCTCTGGCAACTGTTTTAAGTTCTGTTCTGATCTACAATCTTCCTGAGACA ATTCGTGAAGCTGATATTTCTAGGCTTTCATTTGCTGTTGAAATTGCTGAAGAATTCTATGGAAG AGTCAAG GGGCAAGATGTCGCTTTTGAGCCAGCAAAACTTCTGTGGCTAATCCAGAGGGATTTCCTCC AAGGAAAATCTGTTCAGCAGATGGTTGATGAGGCACTCCAACGGGTGCCTAACAACAATG GAGACAAATATATTAATGAG ATCAACCAAATCAGAGACTCATTGGCGGTTATGGGAGATAACAGTACAGCTTTTAGCTTGCCACAG CCTCATCTGCAAAGGACACAGTTATGTGATCTGGATGACAAAGAACTTGATCCGTTGTACTTAAAAAGGAGAGATCAACTGAAACAAATTGTTTCATCCTTGATAAAACCAAAAGTTGTGCAAGGTAGAACTCTAAATGGGACGGAGTTTGTATCCTTCCTAGGGCAG ATAGTTGAGGTTTTGAATAAAGGTGAAATTCCATCAACTGGATCACTTGTTGAAGTTTTCAATAAGGCCATTGTTGAACGTTGCTTGAAGTTGTATAATGAAAGAATGGGCAGAGCAGGTCTGCCAGTATCAGTGGATAAACTTCAGCAGTTTCATGACCTGGCAAAAGATGAAGCTAGAAGCCTCTTCGACAAGCAGCATTTCGGTAAACATCATGCTGCTCAATCCACCTCCAAGCTTGATGAAGAGATTATAAAG GTCTTCAGAAACTTTGGTCAAGCTAACGAATACCAGTCATCAAAGTTGTGCGAAGCACGATTCTCAGAGTGCGAAGATAAAATGGAACACCTTCAAGTCTTAAAGCTTCCGTCCATGGCAAAATTTGATGCAGGATTTCTTCTCTGCAATCAAAGATTTGAAATGGATTGCATAGGACCAGCCAAGGAAAGTTATCAACGCCGGATGTCAAAG ATGCTGGCAAGATCACGTTCTCTTTTCATCAAGGAGTACAACAACAAGCTCTTCAACTGGCTGGTGATATTCTCCCTGATCATGGTTGTCATCGGGCGCTTTGTGATCAAGTTCTTCCTGTTGGAGATTGCTGCCTGGGTGATGTTTGCCTTCCTGGAGACATACACGAGGCTTttctggtcctcggagtccctGTATTACAACCCTGTCTGGCATGTCGTCGTCTCTACCTGGGAAACCATTGTGTACAACCCTATTCTTGACCTTGACAG ATGGGCAATCCCAATCCTTGCCGTGCTGTCGTTTTTGGCGATTTATTGGCGTTGCCTGGGTGGAAGGAAAGGGATCGCACGGTCGTTGCTGCCTCTGTACAATGGGTCTTACAGAAGCTCCAATCGTCCAAGAACAGACTGA
- the LOC120659520 gene encoding guanylate-binding protein 5-like isoform X1 produces the protein MGWRARAPAVMGWRARALAVLVVAAAALWCLAAAAAGAAGDADAGGLERAFPIVEPDYGHTKLRLAKEGLEAIQRIKTPVAAVSVIGPYRSGKSFLLNQLLSLSCDKGFGVGHMRDTKTKGIWVLDTPIEVDIDGSIVSVLYLDTEGFESVGKSNVYDDRIFALATVLSSVLIYNLPETIREADISRLSFAVEIAEEFYGRLVETRVKGQDVAFEPAKLLWLIQRDFLQGKSVQQMVDEALQRVPNNNGDKYINEINQIRDSLAVMGDNSTAFSLPQPHLQRTQLCDLDDKELDPLYLKRRDQLKQIVSSLIKPKVVQGRTLNGTEFVSFLGQIVEVLNKGEIPSTGSLVEVFNKAIVERCLKLYNERMGRAGLPVSVDKLQQFHDLAKDEARSLFDKQHFGKHHAAQSTSKLDEEIIKVFRNFGQANEYQSSKLCEARFSECEDKMEHLQVLKLPSMAKFDAGFLLCNQRFEMDCIGPAKESYQRRMSKMLARSRSLFIKEYNNKLFNWLVIFSLIMVVIGRFVIKFFLLEIAAWVMFAFLETYTRLFWSSESLYYNPVWHVVVSTWETIVYNPILDLDRWAIPILAVLSFLAIYWRCLGGRKGIARSLLPLYNGSYRSSNRPRTD, from the exons ATGGGGTGGCGGGCGCGTGCCCCGGCAGTGATGGGGTGGCGGGCGCGTGCCCTGGCGGtgttggtggtggcggcggcggcgctgtggtgTCTCGCAGCCGCGGCGGCTGGGGCGGCTGGGGATGCCGATGCCGGCGGCCTCGAGCGTGC GTTTCCAATAGTCGAACCAGATTACGGACACACGAAACTCCGTCTTGCAAAAGAAGGTTTGGAGGCCATTCAGAGGATCAAAACTCCAGTAGCTGCTGTCTCT GTCATTGGTCCATATCGATCTGGCAAATCTTTTCTTCTCAACCAGCTCCTCTCCCTTTCATGTGACAAAG GTTTTGGAGTTGGACACATGCGGGATACCAAAACAAAAG GTATATGGGTTTTGGATACCCCCATTGAGGTGGATATTGATGGCTCCATAGTTTCTGTCCTATACCTGGACACTGAAGGATTTGAGAGTGTTGGAAAATCAAATGTATATGATGATAG GATATTTGCTCTGGCAACTGTTTTAAGTTCTGTTCTGATCTACAATCTTCCTGAGACA ATTCGTGAAGCTGATATTTCTAGGCTTTCATTTGCTGTTGAAATTGCTGAAGAATTCTATGGAAG ACTTGTGGAAACCAGAGTCAAG GGGCAAGATGTCGCTTTTGAGCCAGCAAAACTTCTGTGGCTAATCCAGAGGGATTTCCTCC AAGGAAAATCTGTTCAGCAGATGGTTGATGAGGCACTCCAACGGGTGCCTAACAACAATG GAGACAAATATATTAATGAG ATCAACCAAATCAGAGACTCATTGGCGGTTATGGGAGATAACAGTACAGCTTTTAGCTTGCCACAG CCTCATCTGCAAAGGACACAGTTATGTGATCTGGATGACAAAGAACTTGATCCGTTGTACTTAAAAAGGAGAGATCAACTGAAACAAATTGTTTCATCCTTGATAAAACCAAAAGTTGTGCAAGGTAGAACTCTAAATGGGACGGAGTTTGTATCCTTCCTAGGGCAG ATAGTTGAGGTTTTGAATAAAGGTGAAATTCCATCAACTGGATCACTTGTTGAAGTTTTCAATAAGGCCATTGTTGAACGTTGCTTGAAGTTGTATAATGAAAGAATGGGCAGAGCAGGTCTGCCAGTATCAGTGGATAAACTTCAGCAGTTTCATGACCTGGCAAAAGATGAAGCTAGAAGCCTCTTCGACAAGCAGCATTTCGGTAAACATCATGCTGCTCAATCCACCTCCAAGCTTGATGAAGAGATTATAAAG GTCTTCAGAAACTTTGGTCAAGCTAACGAATACCAGTCATCAAAGTTGTGCGAAGCACGATTCTCAGAGTGCGAAGATAAAATGGAACACCTTCAAGTCTTAAAGCTTCCGTCCATGGCAAAATTTGATGCAGGATTTCTTCTCTGCAATCAAAGATTTGAAATGGATTGCATAGGACCAGCCAAGGAAAGTTATCAACGCCGGATGTCAAAG ATGCTGGCAAGATCACGTTCTCTTTTCATCAAGGAGTACAACAACAAGCTCTTCAACTGGCTGGTGATATTCTCCCTGATCATGGTTGTCATCGGGCGCTTTGTGATCAAGTTCTTCCTGTTGGAGATTGCTGCCTGGGTGATGTTTGCCTTCCTGGAGACATACACGAGGCTTttctggtcctcggagtccctGTATTACAACCCTGTCTGGCATGTCGTCGTCTCTACCTGGGAAACCATTGTGTACAACCCTATTCTTGACCTTGACAG ATGGGCAATCCCAATCCTTGCCGTGCTGTCGTTTTTGGCGATTTATTGGCGTTGCCTGGGTGGAAGGAAAGGGATCGCACGGTCGTTGCTGCCTCTGTACAATGGGTCTTACAGAAGCTCCAATCGTCCAAGAACAGACTGA
- the LOC120659520 gene encoding atlastin-3-like isoform X3, whose protein sequence is MPMPAASSVRFGVGHMRDTKTKGIWVLDTPIEVDIDGSIVSVLYLDTEGFESVGKSNVYDDRIFALATVLSSVLIYNLPETIREADISRLSFAVEIAEEFYGRLVETRVKGQDVAFEPAKLLWLIQRDFLQGKSVQQMVDEALQRVPNNNGDKYINEINQIRDSLAVMGDNSTAFSLPQPHLQRTQLCDLDDKELDPLYLKRRDQLKQIVSSLIKPKVVQGRTLNGTEFVSFLGQIVEVLNKGEIPSTGSLVEVFNKAIVERCLKLYNERMGRAGLPVSVDKLQQFHDLAKDEARSLFDKQHFGKHHAAQSTSKLDEEIIKVFRNFGQANEYQSSKLCEARFSECEDKMEHLQVLKLPSMAKFDAGFLLCNQRFEMDCIGPAKESYQRRMSKMLARSRSLFIKEYNNKLFNWLVIFSLIMVVIGRFVIKFFLLEIAAWVMFAFLETYTRLFWSSESLYYNPVWHVVVSTWETIVYNPILDLDRWAIPILAVLSFLAIYWRCLGGRKGIARSLLPLYNGSYRSSNRPRTD, encoded by the exons ATGCCGATGCCGGCGGCCTCGAGCGTGC GTTTTGGAGTTGGACACATGCGGGATACCAAAACAAAAG GTATATGGGTTTTGGATACCCCCATTGAGGTGGATATTGATGGCTCCATAGTTTCTGTCCTATACCTGGACACTGAAGGATTTGAGAGTGTTGGAAAATCAAATGTATATGATGATAG GATATTTGCTCTGGCAACTGTTTTAAGTTCTGTTCTGATCTACAATCTTCCTGAGACA ATTCGTGAAGCTGATATTTCTAGGCTTTCATTTGCTGTTGAAATTGCTGAAGAATTCTATGGAAG ACTTGTGGAAACCAGAGTCAAG GGGCAAGATGTCGCTTTTGAGCCAGCAAAACTTCTGTGGCTAATCCAGAGGGATTTCCTCC AAGGAAAATCTGTTCAGCAGATGGTTGATGAGGCACTCCAACGGGTGCCTAACAACAATG GAGACAAATATATTAATGAG ATCAACCAAATCAGAGACTCATTGGCGGTTATGGGAGATAACAGTACAGCTTTTAGCTTGCCACAG CCTCATCTGCAAAGGACACAGTTATGTGATCTGGATGACAAAGAACTTGATCCGTTGTACTTAAAAAGGAGAGATCAACTGAAACAAATTGTTTCATCCTTGATAAAACCAAAAGTTGTGCAAGGTAGAACTCTAAATGGGACGGAGTTTGTATCCTTCCTAGGGCAG ATAGTTGAGGTTTTGAATAAAGGTGAAATTCCATCAACTGGATCACTTGTTGAAGTTTTCAATAAGGCCATTGTTGAACGTTGCTTGAAGTTGTATAATGAAAGAATGGGCAGAGCAGGTCTGCCAGTATCAGTGGATAAACTTCAGCAGTTTCATGACCTGGCAAAAGATGAAGCTAGAAGCCTCTTCGACAAGCAGCATTTCGGTAAACATCATGCTGCTCAATCCACCTCCAAGCTTGATGAAGAGATTATAAAG GTCTTCAGAAACTTTGGTCAAGCTAACGAATACCAGTCATCAAAGTTGTGCGAAGCACGATTCTCAGAGTGCGAAGATAAAATGGAACACCTTCAAGTCTTAAAGCTTCCGTCCATGGCAAAATTTGATGCAGGATTTCTTCTCTGCAATCAAAGATTTGAAATGGATTGCATAGGACCAGCCAAGGAAAGTTATCAACGCCGGATGTCAAAG ATGCTGGCAAGATCACGTTCTCTTTTCATCAAGGAGTACAACAACAAGCTCTTCAACTGGCTGGTGATATTCTCCCTGATCATGGTTGTCATCGGGCGCTTTGTGATCAAGTTCTTCCTGTTGGAGATTGCTGCCTGGGTGATGTTTGCCTTCCTGGAGACATACACGAGGCTTttctggtcctcggagtccctGTATTACAACCCTGTCTGGCATGTCGTCGTCTCTACCTGGGAAACCATTGTGTACAACCCTATTCTTGACCTTGACAG ATGGGCAATCCCAATCCTTGCCGTGCTGTCGTTTTTGGCGATTTATTGGCGTTGCCTGGGTGGAAGGAAAGGGATCGCACGGTCGTTGCTGCCTCTGTACAATGGGTCTTACAGAAGCTCCAATCGTCCAAGAACAGACTGA
- the LOC120659522 gene encoding uncharacterized protein LOC120659522 — protein sequence MSSLGTSKGVLEIAKFGVYVSVPVALTYLVATDSKTLKKLMGLRPYVVYPPEGPRPPPPEELRERAREIARKRQQS from the exons ATGTCGTCGCTGGGGACGTCCAAGGGGGTCCTGGAGATCGCCAAGTTCGGCGTCTACGTCTCCGTGCCCGTCGCGCTCACCTACCTCGTCGCCACCGACTCCAAGACGCTCAAGAAGCTCATGGGCCTC CGTCCATATGTGGTTTATCCACCTGAAGGCCCACGCCCACCGCCGCCTGAAGAACTTCGCGAGAGGGCTCGGGAAATAGCTCGTAAGAGGCAGCAGAGCTGA